A portion of the Bacteroides faecium genome contains these proteins:
- a CDS encoding DUF5606 family protein, protein MLKTILSISGKPGLYKLISQGKNMLIVESINAEKKRFPAYGNEKIISLADIAMYTDDAEVPLYDVLEAIKEKEQSAAASIDPKKATPEQLREYLAEVLPNFDRERVYVADIKKLVSWYNLLVSNGITEFKSEEAKEEEAAAE, encoded by the coding sequence ATGTTGAAGACTATCTTGTCTATCTCCGGTAAACCGGGATTGTACAAACTTATTTCGCAAGGAAAAAATATGTTGATTGTTGAATCAATCAATGCTGAAAAGAAACGTTTCCCCGCTTATGGTAATGAAAAAATTATCTCACTGGCAGATATAGCAATGTACACGGATGACGCAGAAGTTCCTTTGTACGATGTGCTGGAAGCAATCAAGGAAAAAGAACAGTCAGCGGCAGCTTCTATCGATCCTAAGAAAGCTACTCCCGAACAATTGCGTGAATATTTGGCTGAAGTACTGCCGAACTTCGATCGAGAACGTGTGTATGTAGCAGACATCAAGAAGCTGGTTTCCTGGTATAATCTCTTGGTTTCTAATGGAATTACAGAATTCAAGTCAGAAGAAGCTAAAGAAGAAGAGGCGGCTGCGGAATAA
- the clpB gene encoding ATP-dependent chaperone ClpB: MNFNNFTIKSQEAVQEAVNLVKSREQQAIEPAHIMQGVMKVGENVTNFIFQKLGMNGQQVALVVDKQIDSLPKVSGGEPYLSRESNEVLQKATQYSKEMGDEFVSLEHIILALLTVKSTVSTILKDAGMTEKELRNAISELRKGEKVTSQSSEDTYQSLEKYATNLNEAARSGKLDPVIGRDEEIRRVLQILSRRTKNNPILIGEPGTGKTAIVEGLAHRILRGDVPENLKNKQVYSLDMGALVAGAKYKGEFEERLKSVVNEVKKSEGDIILFIDEIHTLVGAGKGEGAMDAANILKPALARGELRSIGATTLDEYQKYFEKDKALERRFQIVQVDEPDNLSTISILRGLKERYENHHHVRIKDDAIIAAVELSSRYITDRFLPDKAIDLMDEAAAKLRMEVDSVPEELDEISRKIKQLEIEREAIKRENDKPKLEIIGKELAELKEQEKSFKAKWQSEKTLMDKIQQNKVEIENLKFEAEKAEREGDYGKVAEIRYGKLQALDKEIEETQQKLRGMQGDKAMIKEEVDAEDIADVVSRWTGIPVSKMLQSEKDKLLHLEEELHQRVIGQDEAIEAVADAVRRSRAGLQDPKRPIGSFIFLGTTGVGKTELAKALAEFLFDDETMMTRIDMSEYQEKHSVSRLVGAPPGYVGYDEGGQLTEAIRRKPYSVVLFDEIEKAHPDVFNILLQVLDDGRLTDNKGRVVNFKNTIIIMTSNMGSSYIQSQMEKLNGANKEEVIEETKKEVMNMLKKTIRPEFLNRIDETIMFLPLTEKEIKQIVLLQIKSVQKMLAENGVELEMTEAALDFLSQVGYDPEFGARPVKRAIQRYLLNDLSKKLLSQEVDRSKAIIVDAGGDGLIFRN, encoded by the coding sequence ATGAACTTTAACAATTTTACTATCAAATCCCAAGAAGCGGTTCAGGAAGCCGTGAACCTCGTAAAAAGCCGGGAACAACAGGCTATTGAGCCTGCCCACATCATGCAAGGAGTGATGAAAGTAGGTGAGAATGTCACCAACTTTATCTTCCAAAAACTTGGCATGAACGGGCAGCAAGTAGCTCTTGTTGTTGATAAACAGATTGATTCACTGCCGAAAGTATCCGGTGGGGAGCCATATTTGAGCCGTGAATCGAATGAAGTATTGCAGAAAGCAACACAGTATTCCAAAGAAATGGGGGATGAATTCGTTTCATTGGAACATATTATACTAGCATTGTTGACTGTAAAAAGCACCGTATCCACCATCCTAAAGGATGCAGGTATGACGGAAAAAGAACTGCGCAATGCTATCAGCGAATTGAGAAAAGGAGAAAAGGTTACGTCGCAATCCAGTGAGGATACCTACCAATCACTGGAAAAGTATGCTACCAACCTGAACGAGGCTGCCCGTAGCGGCAAACTGGATCCAGTGATTGGTCGTGACGAAGAAATCCGTCGGGTACTTCAGATATTGAGCCGCCGTACAAAGAATAATCCGATTCTGATTGGTGAACCGGGTACAGGTAAGACTGCCATCGTAGAAGGTTTGGCGCATCGTATCCTTCGTGGGGACGTACCTGAAAACCTAAAGAATAAACAGGTTTATTCATTGGATATGGGTGCACTTGTTGCAGGTGCAAAGTATAAAGGTGAATTTGAGGAACGACTGAAATCGGTTGTCAATGAAGTAAAGAAATCAGAAGGTGATATAATTCTGTTTATTGATGAAATCCACACTTTGGTGGGAGCTGGAAAAGGTGAAGGCGCCATGGATGCGGCCAATATCCTGAAACCCGCCCTCGCACGTGGAGAATTACGTTCTATTGGTGCGACAACTCTCGACGAGTATCAAAAATACTTCGAGAAGGATAAAGCGCTGGAACGTCGTTTCCAAATCGTACAGGTGGATGAGCCGGATAATTTGAGCACCATCTCTATTCTCCGCGGATTGAAGGAACGCTACGAGAATCACCACCATGTACGTATCAAAGACGATGCGATTATCGCTGCCGTGGAATTGAGTAGCCGTTATATCACCGACCGTTTCCTGCCGGATAAAGCTATCGACCTGATGGACGAAGCTGCCGCCAAATTGCGTATGGAAGTAGACTCCGTTCCGGAAGAACTGGATGAAATTTCCCGTAAAATCAAGCAGTTGGAAATTGAGCGTGAAGCCATCAAACGTGAGAATGACAAGCCTAAACTGGAAATCATCGGCAAGGAGCTTGCCGAGCTTAAAGAACAGGAAAAGTCCTTCAAAGCTAAGTGGCAGAGCGAAAAGACGTTAATGGATAAGATTCAGCAGAATAAGGTAGAAATAGAAAATCTGAAATTTGAGGCTGAAAAGGCTGAACGCGAAGGTGACTACGGAAAGGTAGCCGAAATCCGTTATGGTAAACTTCAGGCTCTGGATAAAGAGATAGAAGAAACGCAACAGAAACTTCGTGGAATGCAAGGCGATAAAGCCATGATTAAAGAGGAAGTAGATGCTGAAGATATTGCGGATGTCGTATCTCGTTGGACGGGTATTCCTGTCAGTAAGATGTTGCAAAGTGAGAAAGATAAGTTATTGCATTTGGAAGAAGAACTTCACCAACGGGTGATCGGTCAGGATGAAGCAATTGAAGCGGTTGCAGATGCTGTGCGTCGTAGTCGTGCCGGATTGCAAGATCCGAAACGTCCGATAGGTTCATTTATCTTCCTCGGAACAACCGGTGTGGGTAAGACCGAGCTGGCAAAGGCTTTGGCTGAGTTTCTGTTTGATGACGAAACGATGATGACCCGTATCGATATGAGTGAATATCAGGAGAAACACAGTGTTTCCCGCTTGGTCGGAGCACCTCCGGGATATGTAGGATACGATGAAGGTGGTCAGTTGACGGAAGCTATCCGGCGGAAACCCTACTCAGTTGTACTGTTTGATGAAATAGAGAAAGCTCACCCGGATGTCTTCAATATCCTGTTGCAAGTATTGGATGACGGACGATTGACAGATAATAAAGGAAGGGTGGTTAATTTCAAGAATACAATCATCATTATGACTTCGAATATGGGTAGTTCTTATATACAAAGTCAGATGGAAAAACTGAATGGCGCTAATAAGGAAGAAGTAATCGAAGAAACGAAAAAGGAAGTGATGAATATGCTGAAAAAGACCATTCGTCCCGAATTCCTGAATCGTATTGACGAAACAATCATGTTCTTGCCGTTAACGGAAAAGGAAATCAAGCAAATCGTACTTTTGCAGATTAAGAGTGTACAGAAAATGCTTGCTGAAAACGGAGTAGAACTGGAAATGACGGAAGCCGCTTTGGACTTCTTATCCCAGGTAGGATACGATCCCGAATTCGGAGCACGTCCGGTCAAGAGAGCTATTCAACGTTACTTGTTGAATGACTTGTCCAAGAAGCTACTTTCCCAGGAAGTGGATCGAAGCAAAGCAATCATCGTTGACGCAGGCGGCGACGGACTGATATTCAGAAATTAA
- the pth gene encoding aminoacyl-tRNA hydrolase has translation MKYLIVGLGNIGPEYYETRHNIGFMTVEALARINNAPPFIDGRYGFTTSFSVKGRQLTLLKPSTFMNLSGLAVRYWMQKENIPLENVLIVVDDLALPFGTLRLKGKGSDAGHNGLKNIAATLGTQNYARLRFGIGSDFPRGGQIDYVLGHFTDEDRKTMDERLEMAGDIIKSFCLAGIDITMNQFNKK, from the coding sequence ATAAAATATTTAATTGTCGGACTGGGAAACATTGGTCCCGAGTATTACGAAACCCGGCATAATATCGGATTCATGACGGTAGAAGCATTGGCAAGAATCAACAATGCGCCGCCTTTCATCGACGGACGCTACGGTTTCACTACCAGCTTCTCTGTCAAAGGGCGACAGTTGACACTGCTCAAACCGTCGACTTTTATGAACCTAAGCGGGCTAGCTGTCCGCTACTGGATGCAGAAGGAAAATATTCCATTGGAGAATGTACTGATCGTAGTGGACGATCTGGCTCTCCCTTTCGGTACGTTACGCCTGAAAGGCAAAGGAAGTGATGCCGGACATAACGGACTAAAGAATATCGCCGCTACCCTAGGCACCCAAAACTATGCCCGACTGCGTTTCGGCATCGGAAGCGATTTTCCACGTGGCGGACAGATTGATTATGTACTCGGACATTTCACCGATGAAGACCGGAAGACGATGGATGAAAGGCTGGAAATGGCGGGAGACATTATCAAGAGTTTCTGCCTGGCCGGAATCGACATCACGATGAACCAGTTCAACAAAAAATGA
- the yajC gene encoding preprotein translocase subunit YajC, which translates to MNVLTVLLQAPAAGGGSMMWIMLIAMFVIMYFFMIRPQNKKQKEIANFRKSLQVNQNVITAGGIHGVIKEITDDYIVLEIASNVKIKIDKNSIFADASAASNQSK; encoded by the coding sequence ATGAACGTATTGACTGTATTATTGCAAGCTCCTGCTGCTGGAGGTGGAAGTATGATGTGGATCATGCTGATAGCAATGTTTGTTATCATGTATTTCTTTATGATCCGTCCTCAAAATAAGAAGCAAAAAGAAATAGCTAATTTCCGTAAATCTCTGCAGGTAAATCAGAATGTGATTACTGCTGGTGGTATCCACGGTGTAATCAAGGAAATCACAGATGATTATATTGTACTTGAAATAGCTTCTAACGTGAAGATTAAGATAGATAAGAATTCTATTTTCGCTGATGCTTCAGCGGCTAGCAATCAATCTAAGTAA
- a CDS encoding RNA-binding S4 domain-containing protein, giving the protein MAEARIDKWMWAVRIFKTRTIAAEACKKGRVTINGSLVKAARMVKPGDVIQVKKPPITYSFKVLQAIEKRIGAKLVPEVMENVTTPDQYELLEMSKISGFIDRARGTGRPTKKDRRELEDFTAPEFIDDFDFDFDFDSKE; this is encoded by the coding sequence ATGGCTGAAGCAAGAATAGATAAATGGATGTGGGCTGTCCGCATCTTCAAGACACGCACAATTGCAGCAGAAGCCTGCAAAAAAGGACGTGTCACCATCAATGGCTCCCTGGTCAAGGCTGCGCGTATGGTGAAACCGGGAGATGTCATTCAAGTGAAAAAGCCGCCTATCACCTATTCCTTCAAAGTACTGCAAGCTATCGAAAAGCGTATAGGCGCAAAGCTCGTACCGGAAGTGATGGAGAACGTGACTACCCCTGACCAATACGAACTATTGGAGATGAGCAAAATCAGCGGATTCATAGACCGTGCACGCGGCACCGGACGTCCTACCAAAAAAGACCGCCGGGAACTGGAAGATTTCACAGCGCCGGAGTTTATAGATGATTTTGACTTTGATTTCGATTTTGATAGTAAAGAATAG
- the nusB gene encoding transcription antitermination factor NusB encodes MINRVLIRLKIIQIVYAYYQNGSKNLDSAEKELFFSLSKAYDLYNYLLMLMIALTEYAQKRIDAAKAKLAPTKEELYPNTKFVDNKFIAQLEVNKQLVEFIANQKRTWVNDQDFVKELYEKIVETDIYKEYMASDDKSYEADRELWRKIYKTYIFNNDSLDQVLEDQSLYWNDDKEIVDTFVLKTIKRFDEKKGANQELLPEFKDDEDQEFARRLFRRTILNSDYYRHLVSENTKNWELDRIAFMDVIIMQTALAEILSFPNIPVSVSLNEYVEIAKLYSTAKSGSFINGTLDGIVNQLKKEGKLTKN; translated from the coding sequence ATGATCAACAGAGTTCTTATTCGTCTTAAGATTATACAAATAGTATATGCCTATTATCAGAATGGCAGCAAAAATCTAGACTCAGCGGAGAAAGAGTTATTCTTTAGTCTTTCAAAGGCGTATGACCTTTACAACTATTTGCTAATGCTGATGATAGCATTGACGGAGTATGCACAAAAACGCATTGACGCGGCAAAAGCCAAATTGGCACCTACGAAAGAAGAGTTATATCCCAACACAAAGTTTGTGGACAACAAGTTTATTGCCCAATTGGAGGTCAATAAGCAATTGGTGGAGTTTATCGCCAATCAGAAGAGAACTTGGGTGAACGACCAGGATTTCGTGAAAGAACTCTACGAGAAAATTGTGGAAACCGACATCTATAAAGAGTATATGGCTTCTGACGACAAATCGTATGAAGCGGACCGTGAATTATGGAGAAAGATCTATAAGACATATATCTTTAATAACGATTCTCTCGATCAGGTACTGGAAGACCAGAGCTTGTACTGGAATGACGATAAAGAAATAGTAGATACATTCGTATTGAAAACAATCAAGCGCTTTGATGAGAAAAAAGGCGCGAACCAGGAACTGCTTCCAGAATTCAAGGATGATGAAGACCAGGAATTTGCGCGTCGTCTGTTCCGTCGTACTATTTTGAATTCAGACTACTACCGTCACCTGGTAAGTGAGAATACAAAAAACTGGGAGCTGGATCGTATTGCATTTATGGATGTTATCATTATGCAAACGGCATTGGCGGAAATATTAAGTTTCCCGAACATTCCGGTTAGTGTTTCGTTAAATGAATATGTAGAAATTGCGAAGTTATATAGCACCGCCAAGAGCGGTAGCTTTATCAACGGAACATTGGATGGAATAGTTAATCAATTGAAAAAAGAAGGTAAGTTGACTAAAAACTAA
- a CDS encoding CdaR family protein has translation MFDRRKIRYTYLKLSKRIKDFLLSDKSREFLIFLFFFLIAGGFWLLQTLNSDYEAEFSIPVRIKDLPNNVVLTSEPPSELRVRVKDKGTVLLNYMLGKSFFPVNLSFPDYKGKNNHVKIYASDFEKKILSQLNVSSKILSIKPDTLDYIYSEGKSKLVPVRLQGKVTAGLQYYVSDTICSPDSVLVYAPEGILDTITTAYTQKINLENISDTTRRRISLASERGVKFVPGSVEVTFPVDIYTEKTVEVPLYGINFPADKVLRAFPSKVQITFQVGLKRFRSIKASDFVINVSYEELLKLGSDKYTVKLKSFPSGINQIRITPEQVDFLIEQVTSDGD, from the coding sequence ATGTTTGATCGTAGGAAAATAAGATATACGTATTTAAAGCTATCTAAGAGAATTAAGGATTTTCTGCTCAGTGATAAGAGTAGAGAATTCTTAATTTTTTTATTTTTCTTCCTGATTGCCGGTGGATTTTGGCTGCTTCAGACATTGAACAGTGATTATGAAGCGGAATTTTCTATCCCGGTGCGGATTAAAGATCTTCCTAATAATGTAGTACTGACTTCGGAACCCCCTTCCGAACTTCGTGTCAGAGTGAAAGATAAAGGTACTGTTCTCCTTAATTATATGCTGGGAAAGAGTTTCTTTCCGGTAAACCTGAGTTTTCCCGATTATAAAGGGAAGAATAATCATGTGAAGATTTACGCATCCGATTTTGAGAAAAAGATATTGAGTCAGTTGAATGTTTCTTCCAAGATTCTTTCTATAAAGCCCGATACATTGGATTATATCTATTCTGAAGGGAAATCCAAGTTAGTGCCTGTTCGCCTTCAAGGAAAAGTGACAGCCGGACTTCAATATTATGTGTCGGATACGATTTGCAGTCCCGATTCAGTATTGGTCTATGCCCCGGAAGGGATTTTGGATACGATAACCACTGCTTATACTCAAAAGATAAACCTGGAGAATATATCCGATACCACCCGCCGACGGATTTCTTTGGCTTCGGAAAGAGGAGTGAAGTTTGTTCCGGGTTCGGTTGAGGTGACATTTCCGGTGGATATTTATACGGAGAAAACAGTGGAAGTACCCCTGTATGGAATCAATTTTCCGGCGGATAAAGTATTGCGTGCCTTTCCCTCAAAGGTTCAGATTACTTTTCAGGTAGGACTGAAACGATTTCGTAGTATAAAAGCAAGCGATTTTGTGATTAATGTTTCTTATGAAGAATTGCTGAAGCTAGGTTCGGATAAATATACGGTTAAACTGAAATCATTCCCGAGTGGAATCAATCAAATTCGCATTACTCCCGAGCAAGTTGATTTTTTGATAGAACAAGTAACTTCAGATGGCGATTAA
- a CDS encoding HU family DNA-binding protein: MARYIMDEMPDIQKTGKRITYPKFARIDNASMKELAKRVGDVSGFSAGDIEGVLLQTAIEMARLMAEGRSVKIDGIGTFTPSLTLGRDKEREEAEGGKHRNAQSIFIKGVNFRVDRTMVRNISERCRLERAPWKRKRSSEKFTPEQRLALAIKYLDEHPFLTVLNYRRLTGLLQTAATNELRQWGHEPDSGIEITGRGAHRVYIKKKTVEEGQ; the protein is encoded by the coding sequence ATGGCACGATACATTATGGATGAGATGCCCGACATCCAGAAAACAGGCAAAAGAATTACTTATCCCAAATTTGCGCGGATAGATAATGCAAGCATGAAAGAGTTGGCGAAACGGGTGGGCGACGTGAGTGGTTTCAGCGCAGGAGATATAGAAGGCGTACTGCTTCAGACAGCCATTGAAATGGCACGCCTGATGGCAGAAGGACGTTCGGTAAAGATAGACGGAATAGGGACATTTACTCCGTCACTTACTTTGGGCAGAGACAAGGAACGGGAAGAAGCGGAAGGCGGAAAACATCGTAACGCACAAAGTATCTTTATAAAAGGTGTGAATTTCCGGGTAGACAGAACAATGGTCAGAAACATTAGTGAAAGATGCCGACTGGAACGAGCACCTTGGAAACGAAAACGTTCCTCAGAAAAATTCACACCGGAACAACGGCTGGCATTAGCAATAAAGTATCTCGACGAACATCCTTTCCTCACCGTTCTGAACTATCGCAGACTAACAGGATTACTTCAAACCGCAGCTACCAATGAACTGCGACAGTGGGGACACGAACCTGACTCCGGAATAGAAATCACCGGTAGAGGAGCACATAGAGTATATATAAAGAAGAAAACAGTAGAAGAGGGGCAATAA
- a CDS encoding DUF6621 family protein produces the protein MNDKPQIKLSETVVLIDAAFLNFVITDMKGYFEKTLQRSLQEIDLSILTTYLTLDAGITEGKNEVQFLFVYDKESGQLVHCQPSDLEEELNGVAFQSPYGEYSFASVPSEGMVTREDLFLDLLSIVADSADVKRMIVISFNEEYGKKVTDALNEIKGKEIIQFRMNEPDTPLMYKWDMLAFPVMQALGIKADEL, from the coding sequence ATGAACGATAAACCTCAAATAAAACTGTCTGAAACAGTAGTATTGATTGATGCAGCTTTTCTGAACTTTGTAATTACAGATATGAAGGGATATTTTGAAAAGACTTTGCAGCGTTCTCTGCAAGAGATAGACCTTTCGATACTGACTACCTATCTGACTTTGGATGCAGGAATTACAGAAGGAAAAAATGAAGTGCAATTTCTTTTTGTTTACGATAAGGAGTCGGGGCAGCTTGTGCATTGCCAACCTTCCGATTTGGAGGAGGAACTGAATGGAGTAGCTTTTCAAAGTCCTTATGGGGAGTATTCATTCGCAAGTGTACCCTCGGAGGGAATGGTGACAAGAGAAGATTTGTTTCTTGATTTGTTGTCCATCGTTGCCGATTCGGCTGATGTGAAAAGGATGATTGTGATTTCTTTCAATGAGGAATATGGGAAGAAGGTAACTGATGCACTGAATGAGATAAAAGGTAAGGAAATTATTCAGTTCCGGATGAACGAGCCAGATACTCCGTTGATGTATAAATGGGATATGTTGGCTTTCCCCGTTATGCAGGCATTGGGAATTAAAGCTGATGAACTTTAA
- a CDS encoding LysR family transcriptional regulator, translating into MSDFRLKVFQSVAKNLSFTKASQELFVSQPAITKHIQELETYYQARLFERQGSKISLTDAGELLLKHSEKILDDYKQLEYEMHLLHNEYIGELKLGASTTIAQYVLPPLLGSFIAKFPQVTLSLINGNSRGVETALQEHRIDLGLVEGIFRLPNLKYTSFLQDELVAVVHAHTKLDIQDEISPEDLLNIPLVLRERGSGTLDVFERALSQHNLKLSSLNVMMYLGSTESIKLFIEHADCMGIVSIRSVHKELVAGNLRVIEIKEMPMQREFNFVQLQGQEGGLSQVFMRFAGHHSKSL; encoded by the coding sequence ATGTCCGATTTTCGTTTAAAAGTGTTTCAGAGTGTGGCGAAGAACTTGAGTTTTACAAAAGCTTCGCAAGAGCTGTTTGTTAGCCAACCTGCTATTACCAAGCATATCCAGGAGTTGGAGACTTATTATCAGGCTCGTTTATTTGAGCGTCAGGGAAGTAAAATCTCGCTGACCGATGCCGGCGAATTGCTGTTGAAGCATAGTGAGAAGATTCTGGATGATTACAAGCAACTAGAATATGAAATGCATTTGCTGCACAACGAGTATATCGGCGAATTGAAACTGGGCGCCAGTACTACGATTGCCCAATATGTCCTTCCACCTTTATTGGGAAGTTTCATTGCTAAATTTCCACAAGTCACCCTTTCCCTAATCAATGGAAATTCGCGGGGAGTGGAAACTGCTTTGCAGGAACACCGGATAGATTTAGGTCTGGTGGAAGGTATTTTCCGTCTGCCTAACTTAAAATATACTTCATTCCTGCAAGACGAACTTGTGGCAGTGGTACATGCACATACCAAACTGGATATTCAGGATGAAATATCTCCGGAAGACTTGTTGAACATTCCATTAGTCTTGCGTGAAAGAGGATCCGGAACACTGGATGTATTCGAGCGTGCCCTGTCGCAGCATAACTTGAAACTGTCTTCTTTGAATGTAATGATGTATCTCGGCAGTACGGAAAGCATCAAACTTTTTATCGAACATGCTGATTGTATGGGGATTGTCTCTATCCGTTCCGTACACAAAGAACTTGTCGCCGGCAATTTGCGTGTGATTGAGATTAAGGAAATGCCTATGCAGCGCGAATTTAACTTTGTGCAACTGCAAGGGCAGGAGGGAGGGTTGTCTCAAGTCTTTATGCGGTTTGCGGGACATCACAGCAAAAGCTTGTGA
- a CDS encoding 50S ribosomal protein L25/general stress protein Ctc — protein MKSIEVKGTARAIAERSSEQARALKEIRKNGGVPCVLYGGNEVVHFTVTSEGLRNLVYTPHIYIVDLDIDGKKVNAILKDIQFHPVKDTILHVDFYQIDEAKPIVMEVPVQLEGLAEGVKAGGKLALQMRKIKVKALYNIIPEKLTVNVAHLGLGKTVKVGELSFEGLELMSAKEAVVCVVKLTRAARGAAATAGK, from the coding sequence ATGAAATCAATTGAAGTAAAAGGAACTGCAAGAGCAATTGCAGAACGCTCTTCAGAACAAGCAAGAGCTTTGAAAGAAATCCGTAAGAACGGTGGTGTACCTTGTGTACTTTATGGTGGTAATGAAGTAGTTCACTTCACAGTGACTAGCGAAGGCCTTCGTAATCTTGTTTACACTCCGCACATCTACATAGTAGACCTGGACATCGATGGCAAAAAAGTAAACGCTATCCTGAAAGATATTCAGTTCCACCCTGTAAAAGATACCATCCTGCACGTTGACTTTTATCAAATCGATGAAGCTAAACCTATCGTAATGGAAGTTCCTGTACAGTTGGAAGGTCTTGCAGAAGGTGTTAAAGCCGGTGGTAAGTTAGCATTGCAGATGCGTAAGATCAAAGTGAAAGCTTTGTACAACATCATCCCTGAGAAACTGACTGTAAACGTTGCTCACCTTGGATTGGGTAAGACTGTTAAGGTTGGCGAACTGAGCTTTGAAGGTCTTGAACTGATGAGTGCTAAAGAAGCCGTTGTATGCGTTGTTAAGTTGACTCGTGCAGCAAGAGGTGCAGCAGCAACCGCTGGCAAGTAA
- the coaE gene encoding dephospho-CoA kinase (Dephospho-CoA kinase (CoaE) performs the final step in coenzyme A biosynthesis.), whose protein sequence is MAIKIGITGGIGSGKSVVSRLLEIMGIPVYISDMEAKRITHTDEVIRRGLCDLVGSDVFQDGELNRPLLASYMFGHPDHVKEVNSIIHPQVKEDFRQWVIRRGSEPLVGMESAILIEAGFRSEVDFLIMVYAPLEVRVERAIKRDCSSRELVMKRIESQMSDETKRNHADYVIVNDDETPLIPQVLELISLLSKNNHYLCPAKNN, encoded by the coding sequence ATGGCGATTAAGATTGGTATAACCGGTGGTATAGGCAGTGGAAAGAGTGTGGTTTCCAGACTGCTGGAAATAATGGGAATCCCTGTTTATATATCGGATATGGAAGCGAAGCGTATTACACATACGGATGAAGTGATCCGTCGGGGACTTTGTGACCTGGTCGGTAGCGACGTTTTTCAAGATGGCGAATTAAATCGACCTCTGCTTGCATCCTATATGTTCGGGCATCCTGATCATGTGAAAGAAGTGAACAGTATCATTCACCCGCAAGTAAAAGAAGATTTTCGTCAGTGGGTAATCCGGCGAGGGAGTGAACCATTGGTAGGCATGGAGTCCGCCATTCTCATTGAAGCTGGTTTTAGGAGTGAAGTCGATTTTCTGATAATGGTCTATGCGCCGTTGGAAGTAAGGGTAGAGCGTGCTATAAAGCGTGACTGTTCATCAAGAGAATTGGTGATGAAACGCATCGAGTCGCAAATGAGTGATGAGACTAAGAGAAATCATGCTGATTATGTGATTGTGAATGATGATGAAACACCGTTAATTCCACAGGTTTTGGAGCTTATTTCTTTGCTATCTAAAAATAATCATTACCTTTGCCCCGCAAAAAATAATTAA
- a CDS encoding PUR family DNA/RNA-binding protein, whose product MEDLKKKMSADMNDKEIVFSKSIKAGKRIYYLDVKKNRKDEMFLAITESKKVITGEGDDSQVSFEKHKIFLYREDFQKFMAGLTEAIDFIDCNDMNDYISRLNQKADEEDELKAAEETQEDKLESEIKIDIDF is encoded by the coding sequence ATGGAAGATTTAAAAAAGAAAATGAGCGCAGACATGAATGACAAAGAGATTGTATTCTCCAAGTCTATCAAAGCAGGTAAACGCATCTACTATCTCGACGTAAAAAAGAATCGTAAAGATGAGATGTTCCTGGCTATTACAGAGAGTAAGAAAGTGATAACGGGAGAAGGTGATGATTCTCAAGTTAGTTTCGAGAAACACAAAATCTTCTTATACCGGGAAGACTTTCAGAAGTTCATGGCAGGGCTGACAGAAGCTATCGACTTCATTGACTGCAATGACATGAACGACTATATCAGTCGCCTGAACCAGAAAGCAGATGAAGAAGATGAACTAAAAGCTGCCGAAGAAACACAAGAGGACAAATTGGAAAGCGAAATTAAGATTGATATCGACTTTTAA